CAGGTTCGGTCGGAATGATCCTTGCCCTCCCGGCCCGGCAGCAAGAGGAGACCACGCTGCGGATACTGGCCGAAGCCGCTGCGGGACCAGGGGTTGAGGCCAGCTCCGGCATCAGCCGGACGCCCGCAGTCCCCCCTGCCTGGATCATTGGAGTGGGCCGCATGAAATCCACGCTGCTGGAAGCCGCGGCGGGCATTGACGAAGCCGCCCATATAGCTGAAAGTGCCGCCACGCTGCGGGAAACAGGCAAGCCCTACTACCGCGCCACGGATGTGCGCCTTCGCGGGCTGCTGGCCCTGTTGCGCAAGGATCCCCGCGTCCAGCAATTCGTGGAGTCCGAGTTGTCTGCCGTCCTACGCGCTGAAGCCGAAGGCAAAGGCGAATATTTGGAGCTGTTGGGCCGCTATCTCGGATCCGGCGGCAACAAAGCCGCTATGGCACGCAGCGGCTACCTTAGCCGGCCAACGCTTTATGCCCGGCTCGCCAAGCTGGAAGAACTGTTGGCTGTGGACCTGGACGACCCCGAATCGCGCACCTCACTGCACGTAGCCCTCCTGGCCCACCTGATCCGGGGACAGTAAAGCGCTGGCATTGGTGCGACCATGGACGGATGGCCAAGCCCTTCACCCTCACGCAACTACGGTACTTCGCGGTCGTGGCCGAACTCGAGAACATGACGGCAGCGGCTCAGCGGCTGATGGTGACGCAGTCTGCACTATCAGCGGCCATGGCACAGTTGGAGACGAGCCTCGCAACGCAGCTGTTCGTTCGCCACAAGTCCCGGGGTCTGCGGTTGACGCAGAGCGGCCGGCAATTCGCCAAGGACATTAAGTCGTTCCTTGAGCAGGCGGATTCGCTGTATGAGTCCGCACGCGGCATGTCAGCAACGCTTGTGGGCGAGTTGAAAGTTGGCGTTTTCGCCCCGCTTGCCCCGTTCCGCCTTCCAGCGATCCTGCAAACCTTCGAAACCCGGCACCCCGGCGTCGAAGTCTCCATTCTGGAAGCGGACCTGGCAACGTTGCAGGAGGCGCTCATGGATGGCCGTTGCGATGTGGCCCTCACCTACGGACTGGGCCTCGGCAAGGGATTCACGTACAAGGTGGTGGAGCGCGTCCCGCCACACGTCCTGGTCCATGAGGGACATCCCGCCGCAGCTCGCCCGGAGCGCGAAATTTCGCTGAAGGAGCTCGACGGCGAGCCTTCAGTTGTGTTGGACCTTCCCCACAGCCGGGAGTACTACGAGCAGCTGTACGCCATGGCTGGGGTGGTCCAGAACGTCAGGCATAGGTTCGCAGGCTACGAGACAGTCCGTTCGTTTGTCGCGAAGGGCCATGGTTACGCGATCCTCAACCAGCGTCTGCACAGCGATGTCACTTACTCGGGCGGCAAGGTGGTGCTGTTGGCGCTGACGAACAACTTCCCGCCGATCGAAGTGATGCTGGTCCGACCCCAAGGGGTCCAAGCCACCAGGCGGGTGCTGGCCTTCGAAGAGACGTGCCTGACGCTGTATGGAGCGCCGCGAGACTAGATCTACTTCGAAAGCCATCGGAAAAAATGATTGCAGAAGCAAAAACAATCAATTGGACATGTGTGATGTGGATCACCGATGGTTGAACCAGTCCGGCACCTGCAGGACCCGGGTAGACCCCCTAAGAGCGCGCAATTGCAGGAAAGCGACCTCGGCCGGACCCCGGTTTGCCATCTTGATCAGAGGAGATTCGATGGTACAGAACAGCGTCGAAAGTGTCTGGGCGGTTTCCCCGCACGGACCTACCCGCAACAGTGAAGCAATAATTGACGAAATCATTTCCCACGGCCGCAACACTGCTTCGGCTACAGGAAACATGGACAACCTAGCGTGGCAGTCATGACCCTCAACAAGATCGCCGAACAAGATCCCGCCCAGGTGCCCACGCCTTCAGCGGCCACAGCTGAAGACAAAACCACGTCCTCGAGAATGCAGCGGCGTGTCTTGGCTGGCGGCAGCGTCGGCCAGTTCATCGAGTTCTACGACTTCACCCTTTACGGCCTCACCGCCGTGGTGTTCTCCCAACTTTTCTTCCCGGGCAGCAACCCGCTGACAGCGATGCTGGCAACGTTCGCCACCTTTGGCGTGGCTTTCGTGGTCCGACCCCTCGGCGGCCTCTTCTTCGGCGCTTTGGGCGACCGGATCGGCCGACGCCGCGTTCTCACCATCACCCTCGTCGCAATCGGCGGAGCTACAGCCCTCATGGGGTTGCTCCCCACATACGCCCAAATTGGAGCCTGGGCCCCGACCCTCCTGGTTCTCTGCCGACTGATCCAAGGCTTCTCTGCGGGTGGCGAATCCGTTGGCGCCCCGTCTTTCGTGTTTGAGCACGCGCCGGTCAACAAACGGGGTTTCTGGCTCAACATCACCATCGCAGCGACAGCTCTGCCCTCGGTGGTTGCAGGGTCCATGATCCTGATCCTCAGTCAATCCATGCCCAACTCAGCCTTCATGGAATGGGGGTGGCGCCTCCCGTTCCTGCTGGCCCTCCCGTTGGCTTTGTTCGGAGTCTGGATCCGCAGCCGCACAGAGGAAAGCGAAGTCTTCAAGAAGGCACAGTCCGGCCAGACCAAGGAATTCAGCCCTATTCGTCAGGCATTCCGTGAAAACAAGCTCCGAATGGTGCAAGTCATCTTTGTGATGGGCCTGACAGCCATGGGCTTCTACTTCCTCTCCGCCTACTTCGTCTCTTATGTTCAGACGACAGGGAAGCTGAGCCGCGAACAGTCACTCATGGTCAACGCAGCAGCACTGGCGCTCTATGCGATCCTCCTGCCCATCGGCGGGCGGCTCGGGGATCGATTCGGCCGGAAGCCCATGCTGATCGCCGGTTCCGCTTCCTTGGCTTTGCTGTCCATCCCGAGCTTCATGCTCGTGACCAGCGGCAGCCTCCCCCTTGCACTGCTCGGCCAGTCGATCTTCGTGGTGGCGCTCTGCATCTACGGTGGCGGCTGCTATACGTTCTTTGTCGAGATCTTCACAACCAATACCCGCTTCACCTCCGCAGCAGTTAGCTACAACGGGGCATACGCGATCTTTGGAGGCACTGCCCCGCTGATCGGCACCGCACTCGTAGGGGCTACGGGTGTGCCACACGCGCCGGGCCTGTACATGGCGGCAGCCGCCGGCGTCGTACTTCTGCTGATTCTCTTCACCAAAGTGCCGGAGACCCGCGGCCGTATGGGCTGAAACCCACCGAGCCCGCCGCACTTCATAGCATCCTAAGGACTTCAATGACTTCCTCAACTTTTCTCCAGGACTTCCACCACGTGGCCACTATTGGCGCGACAGCCAACCACGGCGTTGATCGCCAAGCCGCGACGCCGGATGATGCCAGGACCCGTGACTGGTTCGGCCAATGGATTCACGACGCCGGATGGCAGCTGCAGGTGGACGGCATTGGCAATATGTTCGGGCTGCTTGAGTGGACACCCGGGGCCCCTTTTATCCTGATCGGTTCCCATCTGGACAGCCAGCCACTCGGTGGCCGGTTCGACGGAGCCTACGGTGTGGTTGCGGCCCTGCACGCCGCCCGCGCCATCGACCTGGAAGTCACCGCCACAGGCAGTGCACCCCGGTTCAACCTGGCCGTCGTTAACTGGTTCAACGAGGAGGGGGGCCGGTTCGCGCCGTCCGTCATGGGGAGTTCCGTTTTCACGGGGCTGTTTGACCTTGAACAGATGCTTTCCGTCAGGGATCTGCAGGGCGTCTCGGTCCGTGACGCCCTGGACGGCATCGGATACCTTGGCACAGATGCGGGTCCGGAGGCTGCAGGCTACGCGGAAATCCATATAGAGCAGGGACGCATCCTGGAACGTGAAGGCATCAGCATAGGTTTGGTGGACAGCAGCTGGTACACGCAGAAGCTGGATATCGAAGTGCTCGGCGAGCAGTCCCACACTGGTGCAACCGCCATGGCAGACAGGCACGACGCGCTGGTGGCGGCATCGAAAATCATCCTCATGATCCATGAGGTCACCAAGGACTTCGACGAGGAAGCGTTGGTCTCTTCCGTGGGGCAGCTTACCTTGGAGCCCAACTCCCCCATCGTCGTAGCACGCCGGGTGCACCTGGTCGCTGATCTGAGGTCCGGCGACCCGGAGATCGTCAATACGGCCCGGGCCACTTTGCTGGCGGCTATCGAGACGCTGGCCGTTGACCATGACATCAAGGTCAACGTCAAGGACTTTGACATCCGTCCCATCAGGCGATTCCCGGAAGCCGGACTGGAACTGTCAGCCAAGATCGCCGCCAACCTTGGGCTGTCTTCCCGCCGCATCCAGACAATGGCCGGGCATGACTCCGTGGCCATGAACACCGCAGTTCCGTCCGTGATGCTGTTTGTCCCGAGTGTGGACGGCGTATCGCACTGCGAGCGCGAGTTCACCACAGATCAGGACATGGTGACGGGAGTGGAGATGCTGACGGGTGTTGCCCGTGAGCTTTTGCAGGGAGCACTGGCATGACCGGATTGCACTACCTCGACGCCACCACGGCCTTGGGCCTGTTCCGGCGCCGTGAGCTCTCTCCGGTTGAACTGTTGGAGGCCACGATCGGACGCATTGAAGAGGTAAACGGAGGCATCAATGCGCTGACGGAGACGCTCTTTGAGGAAGCCTTGCCAGCGGCGCGAAAGGCAGCCAACCAGTATGCGCGCGGACGTGACCTCACTCCACTGCTGGGATTGCCAGTGGCCGCGAAGGAAAAGCATGGGATCCAAGGGCGAACACTCTCCCAGGGACTGGTCGCGAGGAAGGACTCCGTCGCAGCGGCCGACCACCCCGTCACTGCCAGGATCCGCAGCGCAGGCGGCATAATTCATGCGCGAACCACTACACCGGAATTGAGCTGCGCGACGGTCACGCACAGCCCGCTATGGGGCGTCACAAGAAACCCGTGGAATCCGAAGTTCTCCCCCGGCGGGTCGTCCGGGGGTTCCGGGGCGGCGTTGGCTGCAGGATTCGCGCCGCTGGCAAGCGCGTCCGACATCGCAGGATCAACGCGGTTGCCGGCATCGTTCACGGGGACGGTGGGTTACAAGGCGCCGTACGGAAGGATCCCGGGGCTGGCCCCGTTGTCAGCGGACCACTACCGTGGTGACGGACCCATGGCACGTACCGTGGCAGACACTGCACTGCTGGCGAACATTATGTCCGGGCGGCACCCCGGTGATCACACCACAGTGGCCGACGGGTCGTGGATTACTCCCGATCCCGGATCGGTGGCGGGTTTGCGGATAGCACTTTGTATAAACCTGGGTAATTATCCTGTGGCCCCCGATGTCGAGATCAACACCAGGCGAGTGGCAGAAGCCCTCAAAGCGGCCGGTGCTGTGGTGGAGGAGATCACCCTGCCTTGGACCGTCGAGGTGATCAGCGAAACCATGTTCACGCACTTCGGATATTTGTTGGGTCCGGCAATGGAGGATGAAACGGCTGGCAGCGAGGCTCAACTTGCCACCTACACGAGACGCTTCATGGCTGACGCCCGCGCAGCAGCACAGGCTAACCGATACATCGACGGACTTCGGGCCGAGACCCTCCTGCAAGCGCAGCTCGCAGAGGCCATGACCGGGTTCAGCGCCTTGCTGTGCCCGGCGTCGGCCATCCCGGCCTTGGAGGCGGACGGCGATTACCTGGACGGAATCGACGCCCGCGGCCAACAGCTCAGCCATTACTGGCAGGCGCATATGACCGCGCCGTTCAACATCGCCAACCGGTGCCCGGTCCTGGCTGTGCCCAGTGGCATGGCGGACTGCGGCATCCCCACAGGAGTGCAGATCGTGGGTCACCCCTTCGAGGATGCAACGGTGTTCAACGTCGGGGCGGCCGTGGAATCCGTGCTTCCCTGGGCTGATCGCCACCCCATGGCCCCTGAGCTGACCGGGCTTCCACTGTAGCGAAGGGCAGGCAGCCCCTCGAAGCCTAGGCCGGAATGAGCCCTGCAACCTTGGCCACCAGTTCAACCGAGCGAAGGCGTTCCTCGGTACCGATGCTCTGGTGGGCCACGATCAGTTCATCGGCATCGGCGAACGCCGCGAACTCGTCAAGGTAGTCGTGCACCACGTCAGGGGTGCCGACGGCGGAGAACTTCATCATTTGGGCAATGTGCTGCCCCTGCGGGGAGTCGAGGACCATATCCGCTTCGTCGTCCGTGAACTCTCGGCCGCCGCCAAAGAACAGCGAAACGCGGGCGCGCTTCACCGCGAGATGGATGGCCTGCGCTTCGGCATTGCTGTCCGCGGCAGTGACGTTCACGCCGGCGATCACGTGTGGCTCGGACAATTGCTCCGACGGCTTGAACTCACGCCGGTAGATGGCCACGGCGTCCTGCAAGGCGGCGGGCGCAAAATGTGATGCGAATGCGTACGGGAGACCGAGCTGTGCGGCCAGCTGGGCACCAAAGAGCGAGGATCCAAGAATGTACAGGGGTACGTTGGTGCCCTTGCCCGGGGTGGCTTCCACGCCTTGGATCCGGGTGGGCCCTGTCAGGTATCCCTGCAGTTCCAGGACGTCCTGCGGGAACCTGTCCGAGGACGTGTGGTCCCGGCGAAGGGCCCGCATGGTGTTCTGGTCACTGCCGGGGGCGCGTCCGAGCCCGAGGTCGATCCGGCCTGGGTGGAGGGTCTCCAGCGTACCGAACTGCTCGGCTATGGTCAGCGGCGAGTGGTTGGGCAGCATGACGCCGCCGGCACCGAGGCGGATGGTGTTGGTGTGAGCAGCGACGTGTGCGATCAACACGCTGGTGGCAGAGGAAGCAATGGCCGACATGTTGTGGTGCTCGGCGTACCAGACCCGGCGGTAGCCGAGTTCTTCGGCTTTCTGCGCCATGGCAACGCTGCCCGCGAGGCTTTCCGCCACCGTCTGGCCCTTCCCGATGGTTGCCAGGTCGAGGATGGAAAGAGGAACAGTCACAAGAAAGGCCTTTCGGTACGTTTCGCGGTGCCGGCACGGTTGATCGCCGGGCACTCTATCGACAACCACCACAATGGCCGCCTTATTTCTGTGAGTTGCGTCGCGCCCCCTTTTTCCCGGCGCGCATGGCCCGCTTTATGACCCTGTTCGACGCCCGATTAACCGCCATGAACCCCTGTATCCCAGCGTTTCAGCGTGCTTTGACCGAGGTTGCGGACCTACCGGATAGTTGCAGCCACAAGCACGCATCAGACCTCCCGATGAGGGAACACGAGGAGTACACATGGCACGTTTTGCAGGCAAGACCGGCGTCACCGCGGCGCTGGCCGCTACCGCCCTGCTGGGGCTCGCGGCCTGCTCGGATCCCGGTGCGACGGCCGCCACGAACGCGACTGCCCCGTCGTCGAACGCTTCGTCCGGCTCCACGACCAAAGAGTTCAACCTGACGCCCCAGCAGGACCGCATCAAAGTCACGGTCGATTCGGCGGCCGCCGCGCTGGTCCCTGACGCCATCAAGGCTGATGGCAAGTTGACGGTGGTGACCACCGGAGGCACCCCGCCCCTGAGCACGTTTGCCACGGACAACAAGACGCTCATCGGCAGCGAAGTGGATATCGCCTACGCCGTTGGTGAGACCTTGGGCCTTCAGGTCGAAGTCCTTCCGGTGGCCTGGGCGGACTGGCCGCTGGGCGTTGAATCGGGCAAGTATGAGGCGGTTCTTTCCAACGTCACCGTCACAGAAGCCCGCAAGGAAAAGTTCGACTTCGCTACCTACCGCAACGACCTCCTGGGCTTCTACGCCAAGAGCGACTCGGACATCGGTGAGATCAAGGAAGCCAAGGACGTCGCAGGCAAGCGCATCATCGTCGGTTCGGGCACCAACCAGGAGGCCATCCTGGTGCGCTGGGACGAGGAGAACAAAAAGAACGGCCTGCAGCCGGTCGCTTTCCAGTATTACGACGACGACTCCGCCTCCCAGCTCGCACTTCAGTCGGGCCGTGCGGACCTGACGTTTGGTCCCAACGCCTCGGCAGCCTACAAGGCCGCGAAGGATGGAAAGACGAAGCAGGTAGGCACCTTGGAAGGCGGCTGGCCGTTGAAGGCCGAGATCGCGTTCACCACCCAGAAGGGCAACGGCTTGGCAGTAGCGGCCCAGGCTGCGCTGAACACCCTCATCAAGGACGGCGATTACGGCAAGATCCTGGACCGTTGGGGGCTGTCATCCGAGGCTATCCCGGCGTCCGAACTGAACCCGGCGGGTCTGCCTAAGAAGTAGGACGCCCGCTGTGGCAGGGCAGACCTGCCGACGCCGAATCCCCGCCGGATACCAACCGGCGGGGATTCTTGCGCGATGGCTCTATCAGAAGTGCGCGGGATCAGTGTTGGCGCCGCAGAGAATGACCGCCACCGTTTCGCCGTCGTGCGGTTTATATGCTCCGGAGAGCAACGCCGCGTAAGCTGCGGCCGCACCGTGCTCCACCACGATCCTGTGGTTTTCCCATAAGCTGCGTCGGGCTTGGATGATGTCCTCATCGCTGACAAGCACACTGTGCACGCCGGTCCGGCGGGCAACCCCGAAGCCAATCTCCCCAATGCGCCGGGCGCCCAGGGAGTCGGCGGCGATTCCTGATACGGGTACGTCCACGGGTTTACCTTGGGCGAGCGCTGTGTGCAGGGTGGGGACCGTTTCCGGTTCCACGCCAACCACGCGTGCCCTGCCCTCGGTGGCGGCGGCGATCCCGCCTATCAGCCCGCCGCCGCCGACAGCAACGAGGATGGTGTCGACGTCGGGCAGTTCGTCCAGCAACTCAAGCCCCACACCACCGGCGCCCGCGACGATCTCGAGCTGATCATAGGCGTGGCAGTAGACGGCGCCCTTCTCTTCCGCGAAACGAACGGCCGCCGCGTAAGCTTCCGCGTACTCCGCGCCACCCTGGACCACGGTGGCACCGATGGCATATAGCTTGTGCACCTTGTTGGCCGGCGCGGATTCGGGGACGAACACGGTTGCTGGTACGCCCAGCTTGGCCGCGGCGTAGGCGTTGGCCAGCCCGGCGTTACCCCCGGAGGCAACCACAATTCCGACCTCGGGATCCAGTTCGCCGTTTTCCTTCGCCGTCAGCAGCCGGTTGAACGCACCGCGGGCCTTGAAGGAGCCTGTGTGTTGCATGTATTCGCATTTGAACCACAGGTGGTAAGGCTCGGCGCTCCCGCTTTCGGCCACGGGCGTGTGGCGAACCCAGCTAGATGTCCGGGAATATGCGGCTTCAACTTCTTCGCGTGTGACCATGTGGGCGGCACCTTTCGTCCGTTTCATCCTAAGGTCGCTTGGGTGAAGCCGCTGTCATGGGCAGCGAGCGCATAGGCTGGTTCGCATGGCTGATTTCATTCTTCGTCCCTGCGTAGTCTCCGACGCGGCGTGGATCGCCGAGCTTCGTGCGGTGGTGATGCGCCCGGACCTGGAGCGCCTTGGAAGATTCGATCCCGTGCGGGTCCGCGAGCGTTTCCTGAAGGGATTCCAGCCGGAACATACCTCGGTGATCCATTCCGATGGCGTGGATGCCGGGGTGATCGCAGTCCGCCCGGAAGCGGATGCGTTGTGGATTGAACACTTTTACGTGGCTCCCACCCATCAGGGCAAAGGCTTGGGCGGGGCCGTGCTCCGGCATGTCATGGCAGCTTCGGCGGATCACCGGCCGTTCCGCCTGGACGTCCTGCAGGGCAGTCCTGCCCGGCGTCTCTATGAACGCCATGGGTTCGTGTTGGAATCCGAGGATCCCATCGACGTTTTCATGGTCGCCGCCGCAACCCCCTGACTGGACCCCCGCAAGTGCGGTAGCCTCAGCACAAACCTACGCACCATCGATGCCGGCTTCCGGGGGGAAACAAATGGGGATTATTCGAGCGCGCACTGTCAGGTTTGCCTCGGCGGCCGTCTTGGGCTTGGCGGCGGGACTGTTGGGCACGGGCCCTTCCGAAGCAGCGTCCCAGCCAACACCGTACATCGACGGCGTCCCATACGTGGGTGCCGAAATGCGCCGCCAATACGACTACAGCTACAACGGTTGCCGAAACCCTGACGGTTCAGGCGACGGGATCACGCTTGAATGGTTGCGGGACGGTGTTCCCCTTCCCCAGGAGCGGCAGGGCGACGTCCTGAAAGTCCTTCCCGAGGACAAGGACGGCCGGATATCGCTGAGGGTGCACCCGCTCACTCCAGGCGCAACCGGTTGTCCCACAGGCACCCAACTGAGCGCGGAAACACGGCCGATCAAAGCGTCCAGCCGGGCGATGGGATGGACGGGGCGCGGCAACTTCGAGCCCCTGGCCCGGACCAACGACGGCAGGCTCATCCTTTACCCACGGACCTACACGTACTACAAGGGCATGTGCGAAGGCCCTTGCCCTGCGTACTGGGGTTCCTGGGACGAACCCCAGCAAGTGGGGCAGGGCTGGAATGTCTTTGACATCGTGTTCTCCCCGGGCGACTTCGACGGCGACGGTTTCAACGATCTCCTGGGCCGGGACGCCGCGGGCAAGCTCTTCCTGTACCCCGGCGATGGTGAGGGCGGTTGGCTGGCCCGCCGGCAGGTAGGCCAAGGCTGGGGCATCTTCAATGCCATCGTGGGACCGGGTGACTTCAACGGCGATGGCACCAACGATGTGCTGGCACGCGACACCGGCGGCGGCCTCTTCCTTTACCCTGGCGACGGCGAAGGCGGCTGGCTTGAGCCCGAGCAGGTGGGGTGGGGTTGGCAGGTCATGAACAAGATCATCACAGGCGGTGATATGAACGCCGATGGTGCGGTGGATATTTTCGGCCGCGATCAGTCTGGCCGGTTGTACCAGTATCCCTCCGACGGCGAAGGTGGCTGGGAGCAGCCTGCACAGGTCGGCGTTGGGTGGGAGGCGTTCACCGTCGTGGCCGGACTCGGCAGCTCCGGCCACTCCAAATACAACGAGCTCTCTGCAGTGGACGCCGACGGCAACCTTCTCGGCTACACCACAGGCGCGTCAACCGGAGCGTTGTACGGCCCGTACGGGCCGATAGGTAACGGTTGGAACGTCTTCAAGGATCTGCTCTAAAGCGGCTGCCCCAGCACCGTCAACTGAAGGCTGATGGTCCCACGCGAAGGGTCGACGACGGCGGCAGGCGCCTCGCCGCCGTCAGGCGCCTTGCCGCGCCGGTCCGGCGTGAAACCAAACCAGCGACCGCAAAGCTGCAGCAAGAGCCCCGTGTTCACGAGACCCGTACCGACTCTTCGGAACGCACCGGCGTCTCAAGCCCCAGGTTTTCCCGGAGCGTGGTCCCGCGGTACTCCGTCGGGTACACGCCGCGTTCCTGGAGCTCGGGCACCAAGTGGTTCACGATGTCGTCCAAGCCAGTGGGGATGAGCCACGGCGAGATGTTGAACCCGTCCACGGCACCCACCCGTGCGTACTCGGCCAGGTGGTCTGCCACTGCGGTGTACGAACCCGTGAACGTTGAGTCGATGCGCGCCGTCTTGGACGTAACGAACCCACGGATGGACAGGCCCTTGTCCTTGGCCTCTGCACGCCACTGATCGGCGAGCTGCCGGGCTTTTGCGCCATGGAATCCACTGCCGCGGGTCTCGGACGTTTCCTCGACCACGGGATCGATCTCCGGTAGGGGACCGTCAGGATCGTAGGAGGATAGCTCCCGGCCCCAGAACTGTTCCAGGTATGCGATGGCCTGCTGCGGACCGATCTGCAGGCTGCGGACCCAGGCCTTTTTCTCCTGTGCCTCCTGCTCGGTGGCGGCGAGGATGAACTCGCTGGCGGGCATGATCTGCACGGCATTGGCACCGCGTCCGGCAGCTACGGAGCGCGTCACAATGTCACGCCGGAACTCCACGGCGTCATCGAACTTGGGGTGTGCCGAGAAGATCACGTCGGCTTGGCGGGCAGCGAAATCGCGGCCTTCGGGAGAGTCGCCCGCTTGGAAGAGCACCGGCCGGTACTGGGCGCTGCGCGGCAAACGCGGCGTGACGTCCACGGTGTAGTGCTGGCCCTCGTGCCTGACGTGACGGGCGGGACCGGTGGCTGTCTCCCACGAGTCCCAGATGCGCTTGGCCGTTTCGACGAATGCTTCCGCGTGCTTGTAGCGGTCGGCATGGTCCAGGTACCCACCCCGGCGGAAGTTGGCTCCGGTCCAGGCGTTGTCCGTGGTCACCACGTTCCACGCGGCCCGGCCGCCGGAGATCAGGTCCAGCGACGACAAGCGGTGAGCCAGGTCGGCGGGATCGTTGTACGTGGTGTTTTGGGTGGCAACGAGGCCGATGTTCCGGGTGACGGCCGCAAGCGCGGCGAGCATCGTCTGCGCGTCGGGCCGGCCCACCACGTCCAGCGCATGGGGGCGCCCCAGGTGCTCGCGCAGCCGCAATCCTTCGCCGAGGAAGAAGGCCGCGAATTTTCCGCGTTCGGCGGTCTG
This Paenarthrobacter sp. GOM3 DNA region includes the following protein-coding sequences:
- a CDS encoding LysR family transcriptional regulator, with product MAKPFTLTQLRYFAVVAELENMTAAAQRLMVTQSALSAAMAQLETSLATQLFVRHKSRGLRLTQSGRQFAKDIKSFLEQADSLYESARGMSATLVGELKVGVFAPLAPFRLPAILQTFETRHPGVEVSILEADLATLQEALMDGRCDVALTYGLGLGKGFTYKVVERVPPHVLVHEGHPAAARPEREISLKELDGEPSVVLDLPHSREYYEQLYAMAGVVQNVRHRFAGYETVRSFVAKGHGYAILNQRLHSDVTYSGGKVVLLALTNNFPPIEVMLVRPQGVQATRRVLAFEETCLTLYGAPRD
- a CDS encoding MFS transporter, which codes for MTLNKIAEQDPAQVPTPSAATAEDKTTSSRMQRRVLAGGSVGQFIEFYDFTLYGLTAVVFSQLFFPGSNPLTAMLATFATFGVAFVVRPLGGLFFGALGDRIGRRRVLTITLVAIGGATALMGLLPTYAQIGAWAPTLLVLCRLIQGFSAGGESVGAPSFVFEHAPVNKRGFWLNITIAATALPSVVAGSMILILSQSMPNSAFMEWGWRLPFLLALPLALFGVWIRSRTEESEVFKKAQSGQTKEFSPIRQAFRENKLRMVQVIFVMGLTAMGFYFLSAYFVSYVQTTGKLSREQSLMVNAAALALYAILLPIGGRLGDRFGRKPMLIAGSASLALLSIPSFMLVTSGSLPLALLGQSIFVVALCIYGGGCYTFFVEIFTTNTRFTSAAVSYNGAYAIFGGTAPLIGTALVGATGVPHAPGLYMAAAAGVVLLLILFTKVPETRGRMG
- a CDS encoding M20 family metallo-hydrolase, translating into MTSSTFLQDFHHVATIGATANHGVDRQAATPDDARTRDWFGQWIHDAGWQLQVDGIGNMFGLLEWTPGAPFILIGSHLDSQPLGGRFDGAYGVVAALHAARAIDLEVTATGSAPRFNLAVVNWFNEEGGRFAPSVMGSSVFTGLFDLEQMLSVRDLQGVSVRDALDGIGYLGTDAGPEAAGYAEIHIEQGRILEREGISIGLVDSSWYTQKLDIEVLGEQSHTGATAMADRHDALVAASKIILMIHEVTKDFDEEALVSSVGQLTLEPNSPIVVARRVHLVADLRSGDPEIVNTARATLLAAIETLAVDHDIKVNVKDFDIRPIRRFPEAGLELSAKIAANLGLSSRRIQTMAGHDSVAMNTAVPSVMLFVPSVDGVSHCEREFTTDQDMVTGVEMLTGVARELLQGALA
- a CDS encoding amidase — protein: MTGLHYLDATTALGLFRRRELSPVELLEATIGRIEEVNGGINALTETLFEEALPAARKAANQYARGRDLTPLLGLPVAAKEKHGIQGRTLSQGLVARKDSVAAADHPVTARIRSAGGIIHARTTTPELSCATVTHSPLWGVTRNPWNPKFSPGGSSGGSGAALAAGFAPLASASDIAGSTRLPASFTGTVGYKAPYGRIPGLAPLSADHYRGDGPMARTVADTALLANIMSGRHPGDHTTVADGSWITPDPGSVAGLRIALCINLGNYPVAPDVEINTRRVAEALKAAGAVVEEITLPWTVEVISETMFTHFGYLLGPAMEDETAGSEAQLATYTRRFMADARAAAQANRYIDGLRAETLLQAQLAEAMTGFSALLCPASAIPALEADGDYLDGIDARGQQLSHYWQAHMTAPFNIANRCPVLAVPSGMADCGIPTGVQIVGHPFEDATVFNVGAAVESVLPWADRHPMAPELTGLPL
- a CDS encoding LLM class flavin-dependent oxidoreductase yields the protein MTVPLSILDLATIGKGQTVAESLAGSVAMAQKAEELGYRRVWYAEHHNMSAIASSATSVLIAHVAAHTNTIRLGAGGVMLPNHSPLTIAEQFGTLETLHPGRIDLGLGRAPGSDQNTMRALRRDHTSSDRFPQDVLELQGYLTGPTRIQGVEATPGKGTNVPLYILGSSLFGAQLAAQLGLPYAFASHFAPAALQDAVAIYRREFKPSEQLSEPHVIAGVNVTAADSNAEAQAIHLAVKRARVSLFFGGGREFTDDEADMVLDSPQGQHIAQMMKFSAVGTPDVVHDYLDEFAAFADADELIVAHQSIGTEERLRSVELVAKVAGLIPA
- a CDS encoding ABC transporter substrate-binding protein, translating into MARFAGKTGVTAALAATALLGLAACSDPGATAATNATAPSSNASSGSTTKEFNLTPQQDRIKVTVDSAAAALVPDAIKADGKLTVVTTGGTPPLSTFATDNKTLIGSEVDIAYAVGETLGLQVEVLPVAWADWPLGVESGKYEAVLSNVTVTEARKEKFDFATYRNDLLGFYAKSDSDIGEIKEAKDVAGKRIIVGSGTNQEAILVRWDEENKKNGLQPVAFQYYDDDSASQLALQSGRADLTFGPNASAAYKAAKDGKTKQVGTLEGGWPLKAEIAFTTQKGNGLAVAAQAALNTLIKDGDYGKILDRWGLSSEAIPASELNPAGLPKK
- a CDS encoding threonine/serine dehydratase, which translates into the protein MVTREEVEAAYSRTSSWVRHTPVAESGSAEPYHLWFKCEYMQHTGSFKARGAFNRLLTAKENGELDPEVGIVVASGGNAGLANAYAAAKLGVPATVFVPESAPANKVHKLYAIGATVVQGGAEYAEAYAAAVRFAEEKGAVYCHAYDQLEIVAGAGGVGLELLDELPDVDTILVAVGGGGLIGGIAAATEGRARVVGVEPETVPTLHTALAQGKPVDVPVSGIAADSLGARRIGEIGFGVARRTGVHSVLVSDEDIIQARRSLWENHRIVVEHGAAAAYAALLSGAYKPHDGETVAVILCGANTDPAHF
- a CDS encoding GNAT family N-acetyltransferase; this encodes MADFILRPCVVSDAAWIAELRAVVMRPDLERLGRFDPVRVRERFLKGFQPEHTSVIHSDGVDAGVIAVRPEADALWIEHFYVAPTHQGKGLGGAVLRHVMAASADHRPFRLDVLQGSPARRLYERHGFVLESEDPIDVFMVAAATP
- a CDS encoding FG-GAP repeat domain-containing protein yields the protein MGIIRARTVRFASAAVLGLAAGLLGTGPSEAASQPTPYIDGVPYVGAEMRRQYDYSYNGCRNPDGSGDGITLEWLRDGVPLPQERQGDVLKVLPEDKDGRISLRVHPLTPGATGCPTGTQLSAETRPIKASSRAMGWTGRGNFEPLARTNDGRLILYPRTYTYYKGMCEGPCPAYWGSWDEPQQVGQGWNVFDIVFSPGDFDGDGFNDLLGRDAAGKLFLYPGDGEGGWLARRQVGQGWGIFNAIVGPGDFNGDGTNDVLARDTGGGLFLYPGDGEGGWLEPEQVGWGWQVMNKIITGGDMNADGAVDIFGRDQSGRLYQYPSDGEGGWEQPAQVGVGWEAFTVVAGLGSSGHSKYNELSAVDADGNLLGYTTGASTGALYGPYGPIGNGWNVFKDLL